A genome region from Methanobacterium aggregans includes the following:
- a CDS encoding putative quinol monooxygenase: MVHIIAQLKLESFDKWKPVFDERSAIRKEAGSKEASLFRNSNDPNEAMILFEWDNMENAKKYLESEALREALKKMGVTFTITYLDEVETTV; this comes from the coding sequence ATGGTTCACATAATTGCACAACTAAAACTTGAGAGTTTTGATAAGTGGAAGCCTGTTTTTGATGAAAGATCAGCTATACGAAAAGAAGCCGGCTCTAAAGAAGCTAGTCTCTTCCGTAACTCCAATGATCCCAATGAAGCTATGATTTTATTCGAATGGGACAATATGGAAAACGCAAAAAAGTATTTGGAATCAGAAGCCCTAAGAGAAGCTCTAAAAAAAATGGGTGTCACATTCACCATTACTTACCTTGATGAAGTAGAAACAACAGTTTAA